In the genome of Bacteroidota bacterium, one region contains:
- a CDS encoding lamin tail domain-containing protein → MQAQVNDNFSDTNFTDNPVWLGDDSLWQVNASLQLQSKGTTGTTKDIYLVTQNNLIQHIEWRLQIRFNFSPSTQNFCRYYLTADQTNLKSNLNGYYLQFGGSTGNTDTISLYKQEGSKRTRIIAGRPATVAKSNNIVDIKVNRDSLGNWTLYSDTTSSGNFILEGSANDNTFTTTAYTGFFARFTSGNVSNFYLDNVYIGEPIVDINPPLLESFALINDSTLQLHYNEALESNAVNDIANFELNNNFPTITHTKLADDLKSIIIAFDHSFVLTNNYVLTIKNIQDLHHNIANDTSISFLFYKPAIDDIVINEIMPDPSPSNGLPDAEFIELFNRSNYPIAIGNWKINDLSTSATIPSFTIQPKAYVIICSPANENLFKPYGTTLAVPFLPGLNNDGDLVQLTTANNTLINQIKYDLSWYTSTTKKEGGWSMELINPYTLCKGTDNWQATEKTTGGTPGQVNSFHSLIPDTVKPTILKWYYKNDKNLVLICNEKMDSLTMQQVKLNVTGNTIASIAVIGSRFDSILITLSNVMVDRQTYTLKIDSAFDCSLNKIADNTVISFTYIPIKAAQQNDILITEIYANPKPNTALPDAEYIELYNRSSNIVSLNRFKIKSGSTITNIENVQLYPDSFIAICDDSNLPLFINYKNVISVATLPTFSLDDEIVLYNESNYIIHQIAYKQSWFNNNVKADGGWSIEMIDTKNPCGLASNWTASKNNKGGTVGFVNSVKGISLDNTKTLVNRIYPANSHTIEVYFNKTLDSTSACNKNIFSINPPLNGSFVFDFKDDYLSQLRITTTDSLKKGQVYSIKTDSAKDCAGNTLADENPFSFALCKPADSNNLAINELLFNPTIDGIDFIEIYNKSNLFIDIKDVFIANRNASGLIENFYNLADSGYMLLPNSYYIISTDENIVKQHYQVINNKNCIRLNAMPSFNDDAGTALLFTKPENIFDELSYDDKMHFALLDNKEGVSIERIDFNRSTTDRNNWSSASSTSGFATPTYKNSQYLVAANKALALNIEPEIFTPNNDGINDVVNFTYKLGKNNYSGTILVYNSNGILVKNILNNAPLGAEGIITWNGLSDKNQALPVGIYIVYFDYFNTDGSSDSIKKTLIIGKSY, encoded by the coding sequence GTGCAAGCACAGGTTAATGATAATTTTAGTGATACTAACTTTACTGATAATCCTGTTTGGCTTGGCGATGATAGCCTTTGGCAGGTAAATGCAAGTTTGCAACTGCAAAGCAAAGGAACTACAGGTACTACCAAAGATATTTACCTCGTTACTCAAAATAATTTAATACAGCATATAGAATGGCGTTTACAAATCCGCTTTAACTTTAGCCCCAGTACACAAAATTTTTGCAGGTATTATTTAACGGCTGACCAAACAAATTTAAAGAGTAACTTAAATGGTTATTACTTACAATTTGGAGGTAGTACAGGCAATACTGATACCATTAGTTTATATAAACAGGAAGGAAGCAAACGTACACGTATTATTGCAGGCAGACCTGCAACTGTAGCCAAGAGTAACAATATAGTTGATATTAAAGTAAACCGGGATAGTTTAGGCAACTGGACTTTGTATAGCGATACTACAAGTAGTGGTAATTTTATATTGGAAGGAAGTGCCAATGACAATACTTTTACTACTACTGCTTATACGGGATTTTTTGCCCGGTTTACCAGCGGAAACGTTAGCAATTTTTATTTAGATAATGTTTATATAGGTGAACCTATTGTAGATATAAACCCACCTTTATTAGAAAGTTTTGCACTTATTAATGACAGCACCTTACAACTCCATTACAACGAAGCATTGGAAAGCAATGCGGTTAATGATATAGCTAATTTTGAGCTGAACAATAATTTCCCAACCATAACCCATACAAAACTGGCTGACGATTTAAAAAGTATCATTATAGCATTTGACCATTCGTTTGTTTTAACCAATAACTATGTTTTAACGATTAAAAACATACAAGACCTTCACCATAATATAGCTAATGACACAAGCATTTCATTTTTGTTTTATAAACCCGCTATTGACGATATTGTTATCAATGAAATAATGCCTGACCCATCACCAAGCAATGGTTTACCAGATGCGGAGTTTATTGAACTGTTTAACCGAAGCAACTACCCTATTGCTATTGGCAACTGGAAAATAAATGATTTAAGTACTTCGGCTACTATTCCCAGTTTTACTATTCAACCTAAAGCGTATGTAATTATTTGCAGCCCCGCTAACGAAAATTTATTTAAACCTTATGGTACTACTTTGGCTGTACCTTTTTTACCGGGTTTAAATAACGATGGCGATTTGGTACAACTAACTACTGCTAACAATACTCTTATCAATCAAATAAAGTATGATTTGAGTTGGTATACCTCAACGACTAAAAAAGAAGGTGGTTGGAGCATGGAATTAATTAATCCGTATACCTTGTGTAAAGGAACCGATAACTGGCAAGCTACTGAAAAAACAACCGGCGGTACACCAGGGCAGGTTAATTCTTTTCATAGTTTAATACCCGATACTGTTAAACCTACTATACTTAAATGGTATTATAAAAATGATAAAAACCTTGTACTTATATGCAATGAAAAAATGGATTCATTGACAATGCAACAGGTAAAACTAAATGTAACCGGAAATACTATTGCTTCTATAGCTGTTATCGGTAGTCGTTTTGATTCTATACTGATAACACTGAGCAATGTCATGGTTGACAGGCAAACTTATACACTTAAAATTGATTCGGCTTTTGATTGTTCATTGAATAAAATAGCCGACAATACAGTTATTTCTTTTACATACATTCCCATAAAGGCCGCTCAGCAAAACGACATACTGATTACTGAAATATATGCCAATCCGAAACCGAATACGGCTTTACCTGATGCGGAATATATTGAGTTATATAATCGCTCCAGCAATATTGTTTCGTTAAATCGTTTTAAAATTAAAAGCGGTTCTACTATCACAAATATTGAAAATGTACAATTATATCCCGATAGCTTTATAGCCATATGTGATGACAGCAATTTGCCTTTATTTATCAATTATAAAAATGTAATCAGTGTAGCTACATTACCTACTTTTAGTTTGGATGATGAAATTGTTTTATACAATGAAAGCAATTATATCATACACCAAATAGCGTATAAACAAAGCTGGTTTAACAACAATGTGAAAGCTGATGGCGGTTGGAGTATTGAAATGATTGACACTAAAAATCCATGTGGTTTAGCGAGTAACTGGACTGCCAGCAAAAACAACAAAGGAGGAACGGTGGGCTTTGTCAATTCTGTTAAAGGCATTAGCTTGGATAATACTAAAACTTTGGTTAACCGTATTTATCCTGCTAACTCACATACCATTGAAGTATATTTTAACAAAACACTTGATAGTACAAGTGCCTGCAATAAAAATATTTTTAGCATAAACCCTCCATTAAACGGCTCTTTTGTTTTTGATTTTAAAGATGATTATTTAAGCCAGTTGCGTATAACAACTACTGATAGTTTAAAAAAAGGTCAAGTATATTCTATTAAAACAGATAGTGCCAAAGATTGTGCAGGCAATACACTGGCTGATGAAAACCCATTCAGCTTTGCACTTTGTAAACCTGCTGACAGCAACAATTTAGCCATTAATGAATTGTTGTTTAACCCCACTATTGATGGAATTGATTTTATAGAGATTTATAACAAAAGTAATTTGTTTATTGATATTAAAGATGTTTTTATAGCCAATAGAAATGCATCGGGTTTAATAGAGAATTTTTACAACCTCGCTGACTCCGGATATATGCTTTTACCAAATAGCTATTACATAATAAGTACTGACGAAAATATTGTAAAACAACATTATCAGGTTATCAATAATAAAAACTGTATTCGGTTAAATGCTATGCCTAGTTTTAATGATGACGCAGGAACAGCTCTTTTATTCACCAAGCCCGAAAACATTTTTGATGAACTCTCTTACGATGATAAAATGCACTTTGCTTTGCTTGATAATAAGGAAGGTGTGAGTATAGAACGCATTGATTTTAACAGGAGCACTACCGACAGAAACAATTGGTCATCTGCCAGCAGCACCAGTGGATTTGCCACGCCTACTTATAAAAATTCTCAGTACTTAGTAGCTGCCAATAAAGCATTAGCATTGAATATTGAACCTGAAATTTTTACACCCAATAATGATGGTATTAACGATGTAGTTAATTTTACTTACAAGTTGGGTAAGAATAATTATTCGGGTACTATACTTGTTTATAACAGCAATGGAATATTGGTAAAAAATATTTTAAACAATGCTCCGTTAGGTGCCGAAGGTATCATCACATGGAATGGTTTAAGCGATAAAAACCAAGCTTTACCTGTTGGTATTTACATTGTATATTTTGATTATTTCAATACGGATGGCAGTTCGGACAGTATCAAAAAAACATTGATTATAGGCAAAAGTTATTAA
- a CDS encoding cytochrome c peroxidase: MTRKTILFIFIAIATGITFSFQNSEEQNAYSLLYQQKIQALEASENVLLTCIDKSDLQVASSINNIKQNIQLTRNKLKGVDFWLRYLEPLAQKKINGPLPVEWETEVFEKFEKPYKREGAGLTLALQYLEDEEQLDKKVLAGLIQQSIAAIQTYYADSITKNIKAYHHFFLCNRLYLLNLATIYTSGFECPDTASIIPELYVMLNEVNTIYTAYNQSYANTPIGEEYLALYQQTIQFVKKQATSYSLFNHYAFIRNYVNPLFALNQQMLLQYKVVSRSFVDYTLNKQATSIFSKNLYQGQNAKGIFLRVNDEKVLEAMDNVGKLLFYDPILSANNLRSCASCHNPKQFFTDTATATSLQFDQTSFLTRNTPTLINAAYNHLIMLDGKHISLQHQTKGVLTNPAEMASNEKEMVAKVLSCNKYKEAFEKLLPYTPLEKEITADHIASVITYYYSKFSQYTAPFDAAMNKHTEAGIEVQKGFNLFMSKAQCGTCHFAPQFNGVKPPYVSSEFEVLGVPSSLQYDSLSADKGRYLVNPAEETLHAFRTGTIRNAQYTAPYMHNGVFKNLEQVIDFYNAGGGAGKGLQVPNQTLPPDSLQLNPVEKKYLIAFIQSLNEQIQFEVAPQKLPKSTITALNNRKVGGTY, translated from the coding sequence ATGACAAGAAAAACGATACTATTTATTTTTATAGCCATAGCTACCGGCATTACTTTTTCTTTTCAGAACAGTGAAGAACAAAATGCATATAGCTTATTGTATCAACAAAAAATACAAGCATTAGAAGCCAGTGAAAATGTTTTACTAACTTGTATTGATAAAAGTGATTTGCAGGTAGCAAGTAGTATAAACAACATAAAACAAAACATACAGTTAACACGCAATAAGCTTAAGGGTGTTGATTTTTGGTTACGTTATTTAGAGCCATTAGCACAAAAAAAAATAAATGGCCCATTGCCGGTAGAGTGGGAAACAGAAGTATTTGAAAAATTTGAAAAACCATACAAACGTGAAGGAGCAGGCTTAACATTAGCCTTACAATATTTAGAAGACGAAGAACAACTTGATAAAAAAGTACTAGCCGGTTTAATACAACAAAGTATAGCCGCTATACAAACTTATTATGCCGACTCTATTACCAAAAATATAAAAGCATACCATCATTTCTTTTTGTGTAACAGATTATACTTATTAAATTTAGCTACCATTTATACCTCAGGTTTTGAGTGCCCTGATACGGCAAGCATAATACCCGAGTTATACGTAATGTTAAATGAAGTAAACACTATTTATACCGCCTATAACCAGAGTTATGCAAATACACCCATTGGCGAGGAATACTTAGCCTTATACCAACAAACCATTCAGTTTGTAAAAAAACAAGCTACCAGTTATAGTTTGTTTAACCATTATGCCTTTATACGCAATTATGTAAATCCATTGTTTGCATTAAACCAACAAATGTTATTGCAATACAAAGTAGTAAGCAGAAGTTTTGTTGATTATACATTAAACAAACAGGCAACTTCAATTTTTTCAAAAAACCTATACCAAGGCCAAAATGCAAAGGGTATTTTTTTACGCGTAAACGATGAAAAAGTATTAGAAGCAATGGATAACGTAGGCAAATTATTGTTTTACGACCCCATATTATCAGCCAATAATTTGCGCAGTTGTGCATCGTGCCATAACCCCAAACAGTTTTTTACCGATACCGCCACTGCCACTTCTTTGCAGTTTGATCAAACCAGTTTTTTAACGCGCAACACACCAACATTAATCAATGCAGCGTATAACCATTTAATTATGTTAGATGGAAAACATATTTCATTGCAACACCAAACCAAAGGCGTTTTAACCAATCCGGCTGAAATGGCAAGCAATGAAAAAGAAATGGTAGCAAAAGTATTAAGTTGCAATAAATACAAAGAAGCATTTGAAAAATTGTTACCCTATACACCGCTCGAAAAAGAAATTACAGCCGACCACATAGCATCAGTTATTACCTATTACTACAGTAAGTTTAGTCAATACACTGCACCTTTTGATGCGGCTATGAATAAGCATACCGAAGCCGGTATAGAAGTACAAAAAGGCTTTAATTTATTTATGAGCAAAGCCCAATGTGGCACTTGCCATTTTGCACCACAATTTAACGGTGTAAAACCACCTTACGTAAGTTCCGAGTTTGAAGTATTAGGTGTGCCAAGCAGTTTACAATACGATTCATTAAGTGCTGATAAAGGACGGTATTTAGTGAATCCGGCCGAAGAAACATTACATGCATTCCGTACAGGAACCATTCGCAATGCACAATACACAGCACCTTATATGCACAATGGTGTTTTTAAAAACCTGGAGCAAGTAATTGATTTTTACAATGCAGGTGGCGGAGCAGGCAAAGGCTTGCAAGTACCAAATCAAACCTTACCACCCGATTCATTGCAATTAAACCCTGTAGAAAAAAAATATCTGATTGCCTTTATACAATCATTAAACGAGCAAATACAATTTGAAGTAGCTCCGCAAAAATTACCAAAGTCAACCATTACCGCTTTAAATAACCGCAAAGTAGGCGGCACGTATTAA
- a CDS encoding methyltransferase: MGNNYFQFKQFLIKQDKCAMKVGTDSVLLACLTDVSNCKTVLDIGTGTGIIALMLAQKNTSLLIDAIEIDDDAFIQAKENIETSVFAPQIQIHHGALQHFEPNKKFDLIISNPPYFIGKNNFSIHNIQRAKARHDDDLPFDVLIQKASDLLTNDGTLRVILPAQESKVFINLALQMGLYLQVQTYLKPKPDKSYNRVIIQLGKTEQTVIENEFTIYHEDGNQTEWYKETCKDFYL; the protein is encoded by the coding sequence ATGGGAAACAACTACTTTCAGTTTAAACAGTTTTTAATTAAACAGGATAAGTGTGCTATGAAAGTAGGCACTGACAGTGTTTTATTGGCTTGTTTAACTGATGTAAGTAATTGTAAAACCGTTTTAGATATTGGCACGGGTACGGGTATTATAGCACTCATGTTGGCTCAAAAAAATACATCGCTTTTAATTGATGCTATTGAAATAGATGATGATGCTTTTATACAAGCTAAAGAAAATATAGAAACATCGGTATTTGCTCCGCAAATACAAATACACCACGGTGCTTTGCAACATTTTGAACCCAACAAAAAGTTCGATTTAATAATTAGTAATCCACCTTATTTTATTGGTAAAAATAATTTTAGCATACATAATATACAAAGGGCCAAAGCCCGCCATGATGATGATTTGCCGTTCGATGTATTGATTCAAAAAGCTAGCGACTTACTGACTAATGATGGTACATTGCGTGTAATATTACCTGCTCAGGAATCGAAGGTATTTATAAACCTAGCTTTACAAATGGGCTTGTATTTACAAGTTCAAACTTATTTAAAACCTAAGCCTGATAAATCTTATAACAGGGTTATTATCCAGTTGGGTAAAACAGAACAAACTGTTATAGAAAATGAGTTTACTATATACCATGAGGATGGAAACCAAACGGAATGGTATAAGGAAACATGTAAAGATTTTTATTTATAA
- a CDS encoding T9SS type A sorting domain-containing protein gives MKKKYLTLLLSMSVMAGFTQSLVPTLPEYPVIGFEKILRENSYVLEQRRAANDTWIDNTRYTWIPSAIEPFRKESKTSQRTNNEWKDVQLNTDSFVLDNQNRIAIAIENVHYDYPDYTYTMVLKYNFTYAANNQPSKVVIMRAIPPTYDQFLDYYEIHYAYNGSGQRVKDSMFVYQTQESYISSHTYDGASNLIQTVYTESASDTITGNSIYTYTNNKLHTVYTEGVNGNNWSITAQDTFDYDNNGNVIRAIHHGMTTNGQEFQLMPLSNDILQYNNQNQLTEVKSAYWPSDNSGWRNSQKYTFSYNNNKPINGYMFTFDSAGNVWSANPILRLLFSQPTGVKTEPAIIKYEVSVYPNPASKNVNIYIPFLNENQEATITLVNTKGENITVPVIRNQKEMALDIALLAKGVYMLKVQTNTSVVTQKLVITE, from the coding sequence ATGAAAAAAAAATACCTCACACTATTATTATCGATGAGCGTTATGGCAGGATTTACGCAATCACTTGTGCCAACTTTACCTGAGTACCCTGTTATTGGTTTTGAAAAAATACTACGTGAAAACTCGTATGTGCTTGAGCAAAGAAGAGCCGCCAATGATACCTGGATTGATAATACCAGATATACATGGATTCCTTCCGCTATTGAACCATTTAGGAAAGAAAGTAAAACATCGCAAAGAACAAATAATGAGTGGAAAGATGTGCAACTTAATACAGATAGTTTTGTATTAGACAATCAGAATAGAATAGCTATAGCCATTGAAAATGTGCATTATGACTATCCGGACTATACCTATACAATGGTGTTAAAATATAATTTTACCTACGCTGCTAATAACCAACCAAGTAAAGTTGTAATTATGCGAGCTATCCCTCCAACGTATGATCAGTTTCTTGATTATTATGAAATTCATTATGCTTATAATGGTTCAGGCCAAAGAGTTAAGGATAGCATGTTTGTGTATCAAACGCAAGAGAGTTATATCAGCTCACATACCTACGATGGTGCTTCTAACTTAATTCAAACCGTTTATACAGAAAGTGCAAGTGATACCATTACAGGTAATAGTATTTATACTTATACCAATAATAAATTACATACAGTTTATACCGAAGGAGTAAATGGTAATAATTGGAGTATCACGGCTCAAGATACATTTGATTATGATAACAATGGAAATGTTATACGTGCCATACATCACGGTATGACCACTAATGGCCAGGAATTTCAATTAATGCCTCTTTCAAATGATATTCTTCAGTATAATAACCAAAATCAATTGACTGAAGTTAAAAGTGCTTATTGGCCATCAGATAATTCAGGATGGAGAAACTCTCAGAAATATACTTTCAGTTACAATAATAATAAACCTATAAATGGTTACATGTTTACATTTGATTCAGCGGGTAATGTTTGGTCCGCAAATCCTATTCTTAGATTGCTGTTTAGCCAACCAACAGGAGTTAAAACGGAGCCAGCAATTATCAAGTATGAAGTATCAGTTTATCCGAACCCGGCCAGTAAAAATGTGAATATTTATATACCTTTTTTAAATGAAAACCAGGAAGCAACTATCACATTGGTAAATACCAAAGGAGAAAATATTACAGTACCGGTTATACGCAATCAAAAAGAAATGGCATTAGATATTGCTTTATTAGCCAAAGGTGTTTATATGTTAAAAGTACAAACGAACACCAGTGTGGTTACCCAAAAATTAGTGATTACAGAATAG